The segment ATGCGCCAAGTAAAAATAGTGTAATTAAAGCGCCTAAAAAAAGATAGTCATTGTGGCGTACCAAAAAATAGATAAAAACGCCCGCGAGGCTCCCCCATGTGCCGGGCATAAAGGGAAGGTAGCCGACACCGAAAAACGTGGCTATTGTCTTTACGAGTCTATCTTTCATTAGGCCAGATTATTCTGCGGTTTCTTAAAAAAAATGAGGTTCCGCTTATAATAGTCAATATTACGGTAATGGTCATCAAGACCAATATGATTCCTTCCGGAAAGGGCCGTCCAAATTCCCTGAAGATAAGAAAAAGCAATATGATAAATATGGAAACCATTTGCGAGACGGTCTTGTGCTTTCCTCCCATAGTCGCTTCAATGACTTCGCGCTTCTGGAGCGCCAGAAGCCGCATGCCGGTGACGACGAATTCCCTAAAAATGATTATCACCACCATCCACGCCGGCACAATATCCATCTCCACAAACGCGAGAAATGCGGCGATTACAAGGACTTTATCGGCTATGGGGTCCATAAGCCGGCCAAAGTCGCTTATCATGTTATATTTTTTTGCGAGGTAACCGTCGAAAAAATCCGAAAGAGCGGCTATCAAGAATGTTAAAAAGGCAAGTATTTTATAGATGGCGCCGTGGGCAAAGAGAAAAACCAAAAAAACAACCGCCAGCACCATCCGTAATATTGTCAACTTATTGGGTAGGTTCACTCCGCCCTTCCTTCCTGCGGAACCTCGCCCAGCTAGGAAGGGCGGAGTTCATAAATTTGCACACATCGTCATTGCGACCGCGAGCAAAGCGAAGCGGGAAGCAATCTCTGTAAAGGGATTGCTTCGTCGCTCCGCTCCTCGCAATGACACTTTTAAATAACCTTATCTTTTCTTTCTCTTCCTTCCGCCTCTTACCATCTTGGCGCAGGAGACATCGCCCTTCTTGTCGACGAAATAAAGATAACCTTTCTGCTTCTTTACGCCGACTTTTACGACTTTCTTCGGGCTACCTCCCTTTTTCTTACCGCGTGCCATTTTAGCGCAAGAAACATCACCCTTCTTGTCTATGAAATAGAGATAACCTTTCTGCCTCTTAATACCGCATTTTGCGACTTTTGTTGCCATTTAACTTCACCCCCCTTCTCTATTCGATTTAACGCTATTGCTCTCAAAATCGATCCGCCGCCGTTTTGGCGGATTAATTTCCTATTTTTACACTACTTATGATTCCGTCCAATACCGCTATAGCCGACAGTGCCGCGAGGTAACTCGTCTTCGGGTTCGCCGGCATCGGCACATTATTCGTTACCGTCTTAAGCCTGCCGAAATCGCCTTCGATCTCCACCTCATGTGTATTTGAAGTATAGTCAGGCGAAGTCACTATGCGGACTATTGTCTTCTTTGCTCCCAGCCCGCAAAGGCTCAATGTGGCCGCCACATTGACATTTTTCGGAAAGCCTTTCACCGCCTCAACGGCCGTCCCTTCAAAAATGACCGTCTCATTCTTTATGGAATTTAAATCTATTTTATTCTCTGCTATGTAAGGCGCGCCTGCGAGTCCTTTTGGCGGCTTTTTAGTCGTCAACGTAACAGATCGAACACTTGCCATCATTGCGGCCTTAAGAGCGTCAAGCCCGCATATAGCGCCGCTAGGGATGTACAGCTTGCCAGACGATTTTTCCGCAATTTCGAAAATATCGGGCTTATTTAATAGTCCGCCTGTGCTCATTACGATTATGCTCTTACCGGCCTGAAGCGCTTCCTTCGCGATTTCATAAGAGACGCTTCCGGAGGCGGATTCTACGATAAAATCGCATCGCTTTATAAGTTCATCCTGTTTTAAGGCTTCTATTTCAAGGCCTAATCTTTTTATCAGATCTTGGCTATTCTTCTCGTTTATGTCCGAAACGCCGAGAAGCGTGATGGAACCTTTAAATCTATTAACGATCGCATCGGCTATGACACCGCCAATCGCCCCGCACCCTATTATCCCCACTTTTATCATATGTTATCCAAATTGTCATTGCGAGCGCAGCGAAGCAATCTCCTCAAAGGGATTGCTTCGGCACTTCGTGCCTCGCAATGATGGTTCAAGCTAAACTTTAATACCCCGACATCGCGCTGCCCGTAGCCTCGCCTGTGACCTTAAGCATCTTATCCAGCGCTTTTCGCGCCTTTTCGGCTATCTCTCCGGGTACCTTTATCTCATAC is part of the Candidatus Omnitrophota bacterium genome and harbors:
- a CDS encoding phosphatidylglycerophosphatase A — protein: MKDRLVKTIATFFGVGYLPFMPGTWGSLAGVFIYFLVRHNDYLFLGALITLFLLGA
- the pgsA gene encoding CDP-diacylglycerol--glycerol-3-phosphate 3-phosphatidyltransferase, producing MNLPNKLTILRMVLAVVFLVFLFAHGAIYKILAFLTFLIAALSDFFDGYLAKKYNMISDFGRLMDPIADKVLVIAAFLAFVEMDIVPAWMVVIIIFREFVVTGMRLLALQKREVIEATMGGKHKTVSQMVSIFIILLFLIFREFGRPFPEGIILVLMTITVILTIISGTSFFLRNRRIIWPNER
- a CDS encoding aspartate dehydrogenase, giving the protein MIKVGIIGCGAIGGVIADAIVNRFKGSITLLGVSDINEKNSQDLIKRLGLEIEALKQDELIKRCDFIVESASGSVSYEIAKEALQAGKSIIVMSTGGLLNKPDIFEIAEKSSGKLYIPSGAICGLDALKAAMMASVRSVTLTTKKPPKGLAGAPYIAENKIDLNSIKNETVIFEGTAVEAVKGFPKNVNVAATLSLCGLGAKKTIVRIVTSPDYTSNTHEVEIEGDFGRLKTVTNNVPMPANPKTSYLAALSAIAVLDGIISSVKIGN